The Mycobacteriales bacterium DNA window CGTCGCCCGTACCGAGCACGACCGAGACGTCCCAGACCGCGGTGTTCTTGTCGCTGGCGGCGACGTCGGCCTTCACCGTCCGGACCGCGACCAGGTCGGCCGAGCGCTCCTGCAGCGTGGCCGGGTCGAGGTAGGACCCGGGCCCGGGCGCGACCGTCTGCGCGTACTGGTCGATGGGGGTGATGACGACCCGGTCGGCGACGAAGAACCGCAGCAGTCCGGACAGCACGAGCAGGAAGACACCGAGACCGAGGACTATCGGACCCAGGAACCGCCGCATGGACTACCCCTCACGTCCCAGCGCTGATCCGCATGATCAGTTGGCGAAGGTTACCAGCGAGTGTCGGAGGAACGGGACATCTGGGCCCCGCCTGGCCGGGTGCCTGTAACCGCATCGTGATCTATCCGGCCGTACGGTGTCCGGATGGGTGGGCGGCGGCCGGTGCCGGCACTGGACGGGCTGCGGGCGGTGGCCGCGGCCGCGGTGCTGCTGACCCACGTCGCGTTCCGGACCGGCGAGACCGGGCGCGGTGCCGGCGGCGCCCTGCTGGCCCGCTTCGACTCCGGCGTCGCCGTGTTCTTCGTGCTCTCCGGCTTCCTGCTCTACCCGGTCACCCCGCCGCTGCGCCGGTACGTGCTGCGCCGCGCGGCCCGGATCCTGCCCGCGTACTGGGTGGTGGTGGCGGTGGTCGCGCTCTACGCCTCGGTGCCGGCGACGCACTGGTGGCTGGGGCAGACGTACGTGGGCGGGCTGGCCGGGCCGCTGACCCAGACCTGGTCGCTCTGCGCGGAGCTCGCGTTCTACGCGGTGCTACCGGGGCTGACGGCGCTGGCCCGACGCTGGGAATGGCCGGTGATCGCCGGCTGCGCGATGCTCGGGTACGGCTGGATCGCGGCCGTGCACCTGCTCGGCGCGCCGGACCGGCTGCTGCTCTGGCTGCCCGGGCACCTGGACTGGTTCGCGGCCGGGATGGCGGTGGCCGTGCTGGCCCGCCGCGGCGTCCCAGCCTGGCTGGACCAGCTCGCGCAGTGGCCCGGCACCTGCTGGGCCACGGCCGGCGCGCTGCTCTTCCTGCTCGCGACGCCGATCGCCGGCCCGCTCACGCTCGCCCCGATCCCCGGCGGCGCCGCGCTGATCAAGGAGGCCGGGTACTTGGCGGTGGCGACGCTGCTGCTGGTCCCGAGCGCGCTGGGCCCGCAACGCGGCCCGCTCGTGTCAGAGCCGCTGCGGCTGCTGGGCCGGATCTCCTACGGGGTCTTCCTCTGGCACCTGGTCGTGCTCGACCTGGTCTACCGGCTGACCGGCTGGGCCGACTTCAGCGGCCGGATGCTGCCGGTCGCGGTGCTCACCGGGCTCGCCTCGGTCGCGATCGGCGGGCTCTCGTGGGTGCTGGTCGAGCGGCCGGCCCTCCGGCTCGCCGACCGGGTCACCCGGCGGCCGCCAGCCGGACAGCCCGGCCGTGACCAGGCAGAGCGCGAACGCGGCGAGCCCCTGGTCGGCCGCCCGGACCGAGTCGGACCCGGGGTCGGCGGCGAGCAGGAGGCCGGCGACGGCGAGCGCACCGCCCGCGCCGACGGGACGCCAGCGGCGCGGTAGCAGCAGCGCCGCCGCGGCCGCGGCCAGCCCGATCCACCCGATGAGCAGGCCGCCGAGCGCGGCGACCGGGACCGCGGGGACCCAGCGCGGGATCGGGATCCCGCCCTCGACCACCGCCGGGCGCTCCGGCTCGCCGCGGTCGGGCAGCAGCGCCAGCGCGAGCACCAGCAGCGCCGCGACCAGCCCGGCCAGCAGCAGCCGGTCCTGGGTCCGGCCCGGCGCGAACGTGATCTGGACGGTGGTGACGCCGCCGGCCGGGATCTCGAAGCCCTGCTGCCAGCCGTCCATCCGCCTGGCCTCCAGCGGCTGCCCGCCGGCGGTCGCCGTCCAGCCCTTGTTCCAGCCCTCGGCCAGCGCCAGGTAGCCCTTCTCCCCCGCCCCGATCCGGACCGTACGGTGCTCGTCCGACCAGGCCAGCACGGTCACCGGCCGCGGGGCCGGCGGGTCCGGCAACGCCGCGCTGGACAGCCCGGCGCCCTGCACCTCCAGGGTCGGGGTCGCGGTCGTGGCCATCCGGTGCGGGCCGGCGACGACGGTGATCGGGCCACCGCAGACGGTCGCGGGCACCGGGCCCAGCGAGAGCAGGGCGGCCGGCGGCACCGCCATCGACAACGCGCGGGCGGTGCCGTCGAGCGTGACCCGCGGGCCGTCGGCGCAGCCGACCTCGACCGCGCGGGCGGAGGCGGCGGGCGCGCCGGCGAAGGCCACGTCGCGGACGGCGACCGGCCGCGGGGTGCCGTCCGGCCCGAGCTGCCGGCGGAAGGTCAGCGTGACCCGATCGGTCCGGACCGGCGCGAACGAACCCGTCCCGCGCACCGTCCGGCGCTGGCCGCCGGCGGCGGTGAGCTCGACCGAGCCGACGCCGGTCCAGTCCGCCCGGGTCAGCCCGGTCAGCGTGACCGTCGAGCCGAGATCGAGACTCAGTCGTGGGCCCTGGTCGTCGGTGGCCGGCAGCCAGGCCGTCGCCGCGCTCCCGTCGTACGCCGCCCCGGGCCGGGCCGCGGGGTCGGCGACCAGCCGGGACGAGCCGGTGGCCTGGTAGCCGGCGGTCCGGTCCAGCAGCGCGTCCAGCGCCGGGCCGGGCCGGGGCCGTACGGTCCCGGAGACCGCCACCGAGCCGGACGGCGCGTCGAACCGGCGGACCAGCGGCCCGTCCTCCTCGCCGGCCTGGGCCAGCCCGGGGAGGCAGGTCCAGCCGGCGCCGTCCAGCACGCAGTCGCCGCGCCGGCCGTCGGGCCGCTCACCCAGCACGCTCCACTGCGGGGCCGAGGCCTCGTCCGGGGGCAGCGCGACCGCCTGCCGGACCCGTACGCCGGGGACGGACAGCTCACGCACCCCGACGGCGCCGCTGTCCGTGTCCCCGGCGACGCCGGTGATCGTCACCCGGACCCGGGAGGTCTCGCCCTCCGGCAGCCGCACGCTCGCGACCCCGCCGGTCACGGTCGCGTGCACGGTGCCGAGGTCGGTGGTGACGTCCACGCCGGTGACCCGCGGGCCGAGCGCGGGGTCGTCGAGCAGCTGCACGGTCGCCGACGGCAGTACCTGCGGCTCCAGCAGCTCCAGCTGGACCCACTGCCCGACGGTGCCGCCGGCCGACACCCAGGACGTGCCGGCGTCGCCGTCGACCGCGGCGGCCGGCCGCTTGTCCGGGCCGAGGTAGTCCTGGCCCAGCGTGCCGGCGGTGAACGGGTCGTCCGCGCTGCTGGACGCCGTCACCGCGGCCGCGCCCTCCAGCACGGCGACGGTCTGCTCCTCCGCGTCGTACGGGCCGATGTCCGGACGCGGGGTCGGGTCGGCGGCACTGAGCGTGGCCGAGTACCGCCGGCCGGGATCGGCGCCGGGGTTGAACTCGCGCCGCCGCAGCGTGTCGGTCTGCACGCCCTCGACCGCGTCGGCGTCGTTCGCGCCCATCACCGCCCGGCCGGTGAGCAGGCCCGCGTCGGCCAGCTGCAGCGTCCCCTCCGGGCCGCCGGACAGCGCGATCCCGCCGTCCTCGGGCAGCGAGAACACCCGCGCGGCCCCGGCGACCTGGAAGACCTCCACCGCCGGCGGCGGGGTCACCGGCGCGCCGGCCAGCCGGTCGGTGGACCGGAACGGCACCGGCTGCGGCGGCCCGAACGCGGCCGCGAGCCGGATCCCGGGCGAGCCGGCCAGCGCGGCCCGGATCACCCCGGGCCGCTCGGCGCCGGACCGGTCCGGGTCCAGGTCGTTGCGCAGCACCACGTACTTCACCCCGGCCCGGCCCAGCACCTGCGCGTACGCGGCCGAGGGCTGGCCGGTGGCGAAGCGGGCGTCCAGGCCGTCGAGCATCCGGATGCTGCCGGGAGCGCCGAGCGGGGCCGCGTCCCGGACCGCCCAGGGCGCGCGGGCCAGCGCCTGCAGCGGCTCGTCCCGCGGCGTCCCCCAGCGGTAGACGGGCTGGTTGGAGGACGGTTCGAGCAGGCTGCGGTCGCCGTCGGAGTGGCTCGCGAGCCAGCTCGCGGCCTGCGACCAGTACGCCGGCGTCTGCTGGTACGCGCCCGCCGGAGCGAGCCCGCTCCCCCAGGCCGGCAGCAGCGTGATCGCGATCAGCGCGGCGACGACCGCGTACGCGACCGTCCTGACCTGCGGCACTCGTGCTCGGGTCAGCAGCTGGGCCAGGCCGAGCGTGAGCGGCAGCCGCAGCACCGGATCGACCTTGTGCACGTTGCGCAGCGGCGCGCCCGGCCCGTCCAGCGCGCCCTGCAGGCCGTGCGCGAGCGGGCCGGTCAGCATGCCGGTGTGCGCGGCCGTGACCAGCACGGTGCCCAGCAGCACGCCGCCGAGCAGCCAGCGCCGGTCCGGCAGCCCCGGCATCAGCAGCCCGGCCAGCCCGGCCGCCGCGATCAGCACGGTCACCACGACCAGGCCGGAGGAGGTGGCCAGGTCCCAGCCCGCGGTGAGCACCGGCTGCCCGTGCACGACCAGGTAGCCCAGCCAGTGCTCACCGCCGCGCAGGGTGTCGGTCAGACCGGTGACCGCGGTCGTGACCTTGGCGTTCTCGATCAGGTCGAGGAACGGGTAGCCGTACTGGCCGAGCAGCAGCAGCGGCAGCACCCACCAGGCCGCGGCCAGCGCGACGATCGGCAGCCACCAGGCCAGCAGCCGGCCGCGGACCGGGCGGGCCCGGGTCAGCAGGTAGAGCAGCGGCAGCGGGAGGACCGCGGCGGTGGCGGCGGCGTTCACGCCACCGAGACAGAGCACGCCGACGCCGGACAACGCGGCGGCCCTGCGGGCGGGCAGCCGGCCGGTCGCCCCGGCCACCAGCGGCAGCAGCACCCAGGGCAGGACGGCGGCCGGCCAGGCCTCGACCGAGATCGTGCCGAGCACGGTCAGCACCCGCGGGCTCAGCGCGTACGCCAGCGCGGAGACCAGCCGGGTGCTCGGCGTACCGATCCCGAGCGCCCCCGCCAGCTTGTACGCGCCGAGGAAGCCGACCACGAACAGCAGCGCCCACCAGCCCCGCTGCACCGCCCAGCCGGGCACGCCGAGCGCGTGCCCGAGCCAGAAGAACGGCCCCATCGGCCAGAGGTAGCCGTAGGACTGGTTGGACAGCTGGCCGAAGCCCTGCTGCGGGTCCCACGCCTCCAGCGCCCGGCGCAGGAACCCGCCCGGGTCGAGGACCAGGTCGGACTTGGTGTCGCCGACGAGCTTGCCCGGCGCCTGGCTGAAGGCGAGCGCGACCAGGGCCACGGCCGCCGCCGTCACCCGCAGCCGCCGGATCCCAGCCGGCGTCGTCCCGGTCATCGGCGCCGCAGCACCAGCCAGAGGTTCCAGGTCGCGACCTCGCGCAGCCCGGGGACGGTCAGCAGCGGCCGGGCGTACCCGGGCAGGTAACGGGGGCGGGCGTCGATCAGCTCGGCGTCGCCGCGGGACCGGGCCCAGCGCAGGCCGGCGGCCACGGAGACCGGGAACAGGCCGATGCCGTAGCGGTTCTTGGGCGGGTGGTGGTAGCGGCGGCCGTACCGCTCGGCCGCGGTGTAGCCGCCGAGGTAGTGCCAGGGCGAGGTCTCGTGGCCGCCCCAGGGCGACAGCCAGTTCGTGTACGCGACCACGACCAGCCCGCCGGGGCGGGTCACGCGGACCAGCTCGTCGGCGAACCGCCACGGTGCCGGCACGTGCTCCACCACGTTGGAGGAGAAGCAGACGTCGACCGCGTTGTCGGCGACCGGGAGCCGCTCGCCTCGGCCGGCCACGCCGCCCCTCGTCAGTTGAGTCGGGTCTGAGTCCAGCGCCGTGTAGGTCGCCCCGGCCCGGTGGAACGCGGCCGCGAACTGCTTCGGGCCGGCGCCGACGTCGAGCACGTGCCGACCGGCCAGCGCGCCGTGCTCCTCGACCAGCCGGACCGAGTCGCGGGCGAGTAATCCGTAGAAGGCCTCGGGCTCGGTCTGCTCAACCCGAAAAGCACGCAGCAATGCCATCGAACGTCGCACACCGGCACCGTGCACGGGGTGAGCGTAGACGGCCTGTCCGGACTGGTGGCGCTGTACGGGGACGGCTCACCCGGGACGGTGAGCGGTCAGCTCCAGGGACGGCCGCAGCCGGGGGTGGGCCAGCCGGGCCGTGACCGTGATCGGGGCGGTGACCAGGGCGGACAGCACGGTGCCGCGTTCCGGCAGCACGCCCGCGGGTCTGTGCACGGGCTGTGCCCGACGACGCAGGCTCGCGACCTCCATCGACAGGTTGTCCAACGCCAACCGCCGTACGCGGACGCCGTCGAAGCCGGCTCGCCGCAACGACCTCGTCGCCGAGTCGGGCGAGAAGAAACGGAGGTGGGTCGGGTCCTCCAGCAGCCACCAGGCCGCGCCGAACCAGTCCGCGCCTGCGGAATCCGCGGTCGGCGT harbors:
- a CDS encoding acyltransferase; amino-acid sequence: MGGRRPVPALDGLRAVAAAAVLLTHVAFRTGETGRGAGGALLARFDSGVAVFFVLSGFLLYPVTPPLRRYVLRRAARILPAYWVVVAVVALYASVPATHWWLGQTYVGGLAGPLTQTWSLCAELAFYAVLPGLTALARRWEWPVIAGCAMLGYGWIAAVHLLGAPDRLLLWLPGHLDWFAAGMAVAVLARRGVPAWLDQLAQWPGTCWATAGALLFLLATPIAGPLTLAPIPGGAALIKEAGYLAVATLLLVPSALGPQRGPLVSEPLRLLGRISYGVFLWHLVVLDLVYRLTGWADFSGRMLPVAVLTGLASVAIGGLSWVLVERPALRLADRVTRRPPAGQPGRDQAERERGEPLVGRPDRVGPGVGGEQEAGDGERTARADGTPAAR
- a CDS encoding class I SAM-dependent methyltransferase, with protein sequence MRRSMALLRAFRVEQTEPEAFYGLLARDSVRLVEEHGALAGRHVLDVGAGPKQFAAAFHRAGATYTALDSDPTQLTRGGVAGRGERLPVADNAVDVCFSSNVVEHVPAPWRFADELVRVTRPGGLVVVAYTNWLSPWGGHETSPWHYLGGYTAAERYGRRYHHPPKNRYGIGLFPVSVAAGLRWARSRGDAELIDARPRYLPGYARPLLTVPGLREVATWNLWLVLRRR